Genomic DNA from Desulfuromonas acetexigens:
TGCCCTTAGTCTTGCCGGTGCCGCGACATTCCGGGCAGGGGCTTTCAATGATCCGCCCCTCGCCGCCGCAGGTAGGGCAGGGGCGGGTGAGGGAGAAGAACCCCTGCTGATAACGGACCTGACCGGCGCCCTGGCAGGTGGAGCAGGTTTTCGGGCTGGTCCCCTTCTTGGCGCCGGAGCCGCCGCAGGCTTCGCAGGTCTGATGGCGGGGGATCTGGACCTTGGTCTCCAGGCCGAAAGCAGCCTCCTCGAAGGAGATGCTGAGGTTGTAGCGCAGATCGTCGCCGCGCCGTCCCCGGCCGCGCCGGGAGCCGCCACCGCCGAAGATATCGCCAAAAATGTCGCCGAAAATATCTTCGAAGGGACTGCCGCCGAAACCGAACCCCTCGGAAGAGAAACCACCACCGCCCCCCAGGCCGGCATGGCCGAATTGGTCGTAAGTCGCCCGTTTCTGGGCGTCGGAGAGGACCGCGTAGGCTTCGGTCAACTCTTTGAAGTGTTCCTCGGCCTGCTTGTCGCCGGGGTTCTTGTCCGGATGGTACTGCAGGGCGAGACGCCGGTAGGCCTTCTTGATCTCGGTTTCGCCGGCGTTGCGATTGACGCCGAGCACTTCGTAATAGTCGCGTTTGCCGTTAGCCAAGGGACGATCCTTCTTTCATAAAAAATGCGTGTAGGGGCGCAGCATGCTGCGCCCCTACCTCGTACCGGAAAATCGAAAAATCCCGATTATTTCTTGTTCTCGTCGACGTCTTCGAACTCGGCGTCGACGACGTTGTCATCGCCTTCTTTGCCGGCGTTCTCCGGGGTCGCGCCTTCACCGGCGCCTTCGGCCTGGGCCTTGGCATAAATGGCCTCGGCCAGCTTATGGGAGGCCTGGGCGAGCGCCTCGGTCTTCTGCTGGATCTCCTCGGTGTTGTCGCCTTCCATGGCCTTCTTGAGATCTTCCAGGGCGCTGTTGATCTTGCCCTTGGTTTCGGCATCGACCTTGTCGCCGTGTTCCTGCAGCGATTTCTCGGTGCTGTAGGCCAGGCTGTCGGCCTGGTTGCGGGCCTCGATCAATTCGCGTTTTTTCTTGTCTTCGCCGGCATGAGACTCGGCGTCCTTGACCATCTTCTCGATTTCTTCATCGGAGAGGCCGCTGGAGGCGGTGATGCGGATCGACTGCTCCTTGCCGGTGCCGAGATCCTTGGCCGAGACGTGGAGAATACCGTTGGCGTCGATGTCGAAGGTGACCTCGATCTGCGGCACGCCGCGGGGCGCGGCGGGGATGCCGACCAGCTCGAAGCGGCCGATGGTCTTGTTGTCGGCAGCCATTTCCCGCTCGCCCTGGAGCACGTGTACTGACACGGCCGGCTGGTTGTCAGCGGCGGTGGAGAAGATCTGGCTCTTCTTGCAGGGGATGGTCGTGTTCTTCTCGATCAGCTTGGTCATGACCCCGCCCAGGGTCTCGATGCCGAGGGAGAGGGGGGTGACGTCGAGGAGCAGGACGTCCTTGACTTCCCCTTTGAGCACGCCCCCCTGGATGGCGGCGCCGATAGCAACGACCTCGTCGGGATTGACCCCCTTGTTGGGCGTCTTGCCGAAGATCTCCTGAACCCGCTTCTGCACCGCCGGCATGCGAGTCATGCCGCCGACCAGGATGACTTCGTCGATATCCGAGGCTGACAGACCGGCATCCTTGATGGCGATTTTGCAGGGCTCGACCAGCTTGTTGAGCAGGTCTTCACAGAGGCTTTCCAGCTTGGCGCGGGTCAGCTTGATGAGCAGGTGTTTCGGCCCGTTGGCGTCGGCGGTGATGAAGGGGAGGTTGACCTCTGTCTCCATCGAGCCGGAGAGTTCGCACTTGGCCTTTTCCGCCGCTTCCTTGAGGCGTTGCAGGGCCATCTTGTCGCTGCGCAGGTCGATCCCCTGCTCCTTCTTGAACTCGTTGGCGACATAGTCGATGATGCGCTGATCGAAGTCCTCGCCGCCAAGGAAGGTGTCGCCATTGGTCGACTTGACCTCGAAGACGCCGTCCCCCAGTTCGAGGATGGAGACATCGAAGGTACCGCCGCCGAGGTCGAAGACCGCGATCTTCTCTTCCGCCTTCTTGTCCAGGCCGTAGGCGAGGGAGGCGGCGGTCGGCTCGTTGATGATACGCAACACGTTGAGCCCGGCGATCTTGCCGGCATCCTTGGTCGCCTGGCGCTGGGAGTCGTTGAAGTAGGCAGGGACGGTGATGACCGCGTCGGTCACTTCCTCACCGAGATAGTCTTCCGCCGTCTGCTTCATCTTCTGCAGGATCATCGCCGAGATTTCCGGCGGGCTGTAATTCTTGCCCCGGGCCTCGACCCAGGCGTCGCCGTTGTCCGCCTTGAGAATCTTGAAGGGGCTGATCTGGATGTCTTTCTGCACCGCCTCCGAATCGAACTTGCGGCCGATCAGACGTTTGATGGCGTAGAGGGTGTTTTCCGGATTGGTGACCGCCTGCCGCTTGGCCTGCTGCCCCACCAGGCGCTCGCCGTTTTCGG
This window encodes:
- the dnaK gene encoding molecular chaperone DnaK translates to MGKVIGIDLGTTNSCVAVMEGGEPVVIANSEGARTTPSMVGFAENGERLVGQQAKRQAVTNPENTLYAIKRLIGRKFDSEAVQKDIQISPFKILKADNGDAWVEARGKNYSPPEISAMILQKMKQTAEDYLGEEVTDAVITVPAYFNDSQRQATKDAGKIAGLNVLRIINEPTAASLAYGLDKKAEEKIAVFDLGGGTFDVSILELGDGVFEVKSTNGDTFLGGEDFDQRIIDYVANEFKKEQGIDLRSDKMALQRLKEAAEKAKCELSGSMETEVNLPFITADANGPKHLLIKLTRAKLESLCEDLLNKLVEPCKIAIKDAGLSASDIDEVILVGGMTRMPAVQKRVQEIFGKTPNKGVNPDEVVAIGAAIQGGVLKGEVKDVLLLDVTPLSLGIETLGGVMTKLIEKNTTIPCKKSQIFSTAADNQPAVSVHVLQGEREMAADNKTIGRFELVGIPAAPRGVPQIEVTFDIDANGILHVSAKDLGTGKEQSIRITASSGLSDEEIEKMVKDAESHAGEDKKKRELIEARNQADSLAYSTEKSLQEHGDKVDAETKGKINSALEDLKKAMEGDNTEEIQQKTEALAQASHKLAEAIYAKAQAEGAGEGATPENAGKEGDDNVVDAEFEDVDENKK
- the dnaJ gene encoding molecular chaperone DnaJ, with the protein product MANGKRDYYEVLGVNRNAGETEIKKAYRRLALQYHPDKNPGDKQAEEHFKELTEAYAVLSDAQKRATYDQFGHAGLGGGGGFSSEGFGFGGSPFEDIFGDIFGDIFGGGGSRRGRGRRGDDLRYNLSISFEEAAFGLETKVQIPRHQTCEACGGSGAKKGTSPKTCSTCQGAGQVRYQQGFFSLTRPCPTCGGEGRIIESPCPECRGTGKTKGKKTISLKIPPGVETGSRLKLSAEGEIGSQGGPPGDLYVVITVKDHPIFKREGQDVICETPISFVQAALGCEIEVPTLDGKLKIKVPAGTQSGKVLNLSGKGIPSLQGYGRGDQLVVLRVETPTKLSARQKELLEEFARESGEDMHPMGKSFFDKVKNLFD